The following are encoded in a window of Clostridium thermarum genomic DNA:
- a CDS encoding spore germination protein: MNDTNGQISSQNIESGGIPSAVSEVRSRLSLIFSENDDLTFREIRTVDSNRINILIVFISGLVNQNLINTDIIKPIQSMIYDPNDNSLNVSILSQLKESIISSNNIVEIQTEKDCIKMLLSGSAVIFIDGETTALSTSVSEFQGRNVEEPSVDSVLRGPREGFTESLSTNKALLRKKIKDSSLKFENIVIGNRTNTDICISYMKGIAHEDIIETVRNRLKNIQTDAILESGYLEEFIGDSSFSFLPLIGNTEKPDIVAAKILEGRVAIFCDGTPFVLTVPFLFIEGLQSSEDYYSKFYQGSISRLLRFLALFISAVLPASYVALTTFHQDIIPSQLLLTMAASREGIPFPPFLESLLIIITFELLREAGVRMPKRIGQAISIVGALVIGESAVKAGIMSNPMVIVIALTAICSFINPLYTNVTLILRVILLIGANILGFMGIMLIIFALYIHMCSLKSFGIPYMTPFSPVSGMDLKDSLIRIPIWAMLTRPKLLTWEKNKNTKFKTKANINKKEE; the protein is encoded by the coding sequence ATGAACGATACAAATGGACAAATTTCCAGCCAAAACATCGAGTCAGGGGGAATACCATCAGCAGTATCCGAGGTCAGGTCCCGCTTGTCCTTGATATTTTCTGAAAATGATGACCTGACCTTTCGTGAGATAAGAACTGTTGATAGTAACAGAATTAATATTCTGATCGTTTTTATATCAGGATTAGTTAATCAGAATTTAATAAATACGGATATCATAAAACCTATTCAATCAATGATTTATGATCCTAATGATAACAGCTTAAATGTTTCTATATTATCCCAGCTGAAGGAATCTATTATATCAAGTAATAATATTGTTGAAATACAAACTGAAAAGGATTGCATAAAAATGCTTCTTTCCGGGAGTGCTGTAATATTTATAGATGGAGAAACAACAGCTTTATCCACCAGTGTATCTGAGTTCCAAGGCAGAAATGTTGAAGAGCCTTCTGTAGATTCAGTATTAAGAGGGCCGAGAGAAGGTTTTACTGAAAGCTTGAGTACAAACAAAGCACTGCTGAGAAAAAAAATTAAAGATTCCAGTTTAAAGTTTGAAAATATAGTAATCGGAAATCGAACTAATACAGATATTTGCATTAGCTATATGAAAGGCATAGCCCATGAAGATATCATTGAAACTGTACGGAACCGATTAAAAAATATACAAACAGATGCTATTTTGGAGTCAGGATATCTTGAAGAATTTATCGGGGACTCCTCCTTCTCGTTTTTACCTCTTATTGGTAATACCGAGAAACCAGACATTGTTGCAGCAAAGATTTTAGAAGGGAGAGTAGCCATATTCTGTGACGGAACACCTTTTGTACTGACAGTGCCCTTTCTATTTATTGAGGGATTACAATCCAGTGAAGATTATTATTCAAAATTTTACCAAGGAAGCATATCAAGATTGCTTAGATTTTTGGCTTTATTTATATCCGCAGTATTACCTGCTTCTTATGTGGCATTAACAACATTTCATCAGGATATTATACCCTCACAGCTGCTTTTGACAATGGCTGCATCAAGAGAAGGGATTCCTTTCCCTCCATTCCTTGAATCTCTGCTGATAATTATTACCTTTGAATTACTGAGGGAAGCGGGTGTAAGAATGCCTAAAAGGATTGGTCAGGCAATTAGTATTGTAGGTGCACTGGTTATTGGGGAATCAGCAGTAAAGGCAGGGATTATGAGTAATCCTATGGTTATTGTCATAGCATTAACAGCTATATGTAGTTTTATAAATCCATTGTATACTAACGTAACTTTGATTTTAAGAGTTATATTGCTCATAGGCGCTAATATATTAGGCTTCATGGGAATTATGCTGATAATTTTTGCACTGTACATTCATATGTGCTCACTAAAGTCTTTCGGCATTCCTTATATGACACCTTTTTCACCGGTAAGTGGTATGGACTTGAAAGATAGTTTAATACGGATTCCTATATGGGCAATGCTAACAAGACCCAAACTTCTCACCTGGGAAAAGAATAAAAACACTAAATTCAAGACAAAAGCTAATATTAATAAGAAAGAGGAGTAA